From Ovis canadensis isolate MfBH-ARS-UI-01 breed Bighorn chromosome 10, ARS-UI_OviCan_v2, whole genome shotgun sequence, a single genomic window includes:
- the BIVM gene encoding basic immunoglobulin-like variable motif-containing protein isoform X8, giving the protein MGAGNLPAITQEEALHILGFQPPFEDIRFGPFTGNTTLMRWFRQINDHFHVKGCSYVLYKPHGKNKTAGETASGALLKLTHGLKDESLAYIYHCQNHYFCPIGFEATPVKANKAYSRGPLTPQEVEYWILIGESSRKHPAIHCKKWADIVTDLNTQNPEYLDIRHLERGLQYRKTKKVGGNLHCIIAFQRLSWQRFGLWNFPFGTIRQESQPPTHAQGIAKSESEDNISKKQQGRLGRSFSTGFHQDSTWKKMSSIHERRNSGYHGYSDYEGND; this is encoded by the exons ATGGGAGCTGGAAA TCTTCCAGCCATCACTCAAGAAGAAGCTTTACATATTTTGGGCTTTCAGCCTCCATTTGAAGATATTAGGTTCGGCCCCTTCACTGGAAATACAACACTTATGAG GTGGTTTAGACAAATTAACGACCACTTCCATGTAAAAGGCTGCTCATATGTTCTATATAAGCCTCATGGGAAGAATAAAACAGCTGGAGAAACTG CATCTGGGGCCTTGTTGAAGTTAACTCATGGATTGAAAGATGAATCGTTAGCTTATATCTATCATTGCcaaaatcattatttttgtcCAATTGGCTTTGAAGCAACCCCTGTTAAGGCGAATAAAGCATATAG CAGGGGTCCCCTCACACCACAGGAAGTAGAATATTGGATCTTAATTGGAGAATCGAGTAGAAAACATCCTGCTATTCACTGTAAAAA ATGGGCAGATATTGTTACTGATCTGAACACTCAAAATCCAGAATATCTAGATATCCGGCACTTAGAGAGGGGACTGCAGTATCGAAAGACAAAGAAG gTTGGAGGAAATTTGCATTGCATCATAGCATTCCAGAGACTTAGCTGGCAAAGATTTGGCCTTTGGAACTTTCCCTTTGGAACCATTAGACAGGAATCACAGCCTCCAACACATGCCCAGGGAATTGCCAAATCTGAGAGTGAGGACAATATCTCCAAGAAGCAGCAGGGGCGCCTGGGCCGGTCTTTCAGTACTGGTTTCCATCAGGACTCGACGTGGAAAAAGATGTCCAGTATCCACGAGAGAAGGAACAGTGGCTACCATGGTTACAGTGATTACGAGGGGAATGACTGA